The Acidipropionibacterium virtanenii DNA segment TCGCTGTAGATGAGGACGCGGATATACCGCGGATCCCTCAGAAGATCCGACAGGGCGATCTCCGGCCTGAGCTTGGCGAACGCATCGAAAAGAATCACGTCGACCGGCCGTTCCGGCACGGTGGAGGTGGCGACCTCGACCACCTCGAAACGAGGATCGGAGCTGAGCATGTCAGATATTCCATGGACGACGACCGGGTAATCGTTGACCACACTCACAGTGATGGTCGGTTCGATGATCATTTCAGGGTTTTCCTTTGATGGGGTCGCAGTCCAGTGGGGCTCTTTACAACGGTACCGCGTGGGGACTGTGTGAGCGACCCGGCGGGGCCCGAGTCTCCGCGTCGCAGCGCGGTGGCCGTGCTGCAGGCGGTGCGGCCGGAGAAGTTGAATAAGAAATCGGGACGAGAGGCGGAGGATGAACATCGATCCAGTTGCGGAGCTGAAGGGCGAACTCGCCGAGGCGCTCGCCGTCGTCGAGCGTGCGGCCAGGAGCGCCGATTCGGACGAGGTGAGGGATGTCGCCGAGGCGGTCGCGACAATAGGGATGGTCACGAAGGTTGCTTTCACGCTTGTCACTGATTTCGTCGACAGGTTGGGAAACGGTGGGATGAGTATTGATTCAGAGATGAAACAGATCGAGTGGGCGAAGGAGCGATGATGCACAGAATCACTATCACGACGGGAAGTGGAAGATTCATGATCGAGGGGAGCAAGAGGGAGATCCAGGAGATCGCCGAGGGGATCGCCAGGAGCTTCTCGCGGGATTCGGGGGCGTGGCTGGCCCACGGCGACCGGACGGTGTGGATACCGGCGATATCCCAGGTCAAGATCGATCTGGCGGGGTCCGAGCTGCCCGGACTGGAGTCCACCAGGGTGGGAACCATCAAGAGCTGCATCGCCCCGATGCACTGAGCAGCGTGCTGTCCCGGACACGACAGGACCACCGATACCACAGGAGGCGGCATGCCCGGTGACAATCCGGTCACCGAGAAGATCGAGGAGCGGGAGCTGCGAGGCTTCCGCCGCGGGCTCATGGCCCAACGGTGGCTGAGCAGCGATACTCTCGCCGCGCTCGCGCTGGGGCTGGCCACGGTCGTCGCGCTGGTCTGGGCCAATGTCGGTGCCAGCTATGAGGCGGTCTGGTCCAGCGAGTTCGGCTTGCGACTGGGGCCGGTGGAGTTCCAGCTGACGCTGCGCGAATGGATCGACGAGGGTGTCATGTCGGTCTTCTTCTTCATGGTCGGCCTGGACGTCCGCCGCGAGCTGACTGTGGGAGAACTACGCTCGGGCCGTCGTGCGGTGCTGCCGGTGGTGGCGGCGCTGGGCGGCCTGGTGCTGCCCGCGCTGGTCTTCCTCGCCGTCGCCGGCGGCGAGTACGGCGACGCCTGGGGGACCGTCATCTCCACCGACACCGCGTTCGCGGTGGGCATGCTGGCCGTGGTCGCTCCTCGCAACGCTCCCCGGCTACGGGTGTTCCTGCTGGCGCTGGCCGTGGTCGACGATATCGCCGCGCTGGCGGTGATCGCCTTCGTCTACACCGATCAGCTGTCGCCCGTGGCGCTCGGTCTCGCCGCGCTGGGCCTGCTGGGGGTGTGGGGCCTGGAACGGCTCCACGTGTGGCGCCCGCTGCCCTACGCGGTTCTCGGCATCTACACATGGGCCTGCTTCCAGGCCTCGGGTGTCCACGCGACCCTCGCCGGGGTGCTCATCGCCCTGTTGATGCCGGTCTATCCGTTGCGCGGCCGCGACCTGCGCCCGGCGGAGCGGGTGTTCAACCTTTTCCACCAGGCGCCCCGGCCCGACATGGCCCGCCGGGTGCATGACGCCGTCTCGTACTCGGTGCCGTTGAACCAGCGGCTGTCCTCGGCCCTGACCCCATACGTCAACTATCTGGTGGTGCCGGCCTTCGCCGTCTCCAACGCGGGGGTGCTGCTCACCGGGGAGACCCTCGGCGCCGCCGCCGGATCGAGGCTGACCTGGGGCATCGTCTGCGGCCTGGTGGCCGGCAAGGCGGTCGGCATCACGCTGGCCGCCACCCTCGTCATCAAGCTCATGCCGTCCTCCCGGCTGCCGGGCCTCGACATGCCGCGCATCGCCGGCGCCGGGGCGCTGTCAGGTATGGGCTTCACCATCTCGCTGCTGGTCACCGGCCTGGCTGTCGATGACCCCGAGTCCGCCGACGAGGCCCGGGTCGGCGTGCTCGCCGCCTCGCTGCTGGCGCTGCTGCTGGCCTGGGTGGTGTTCCGTGTCGGGGAGAGGCTGCGACCGCTGGATCCGCCCGCAGGGACCTTCCTGGACAGGGAAATCGATCCGGACAACGACCACATCCGGGGGGAGCGGGAGGCCCCGGCCACGCTGGTCGTCTACGCGGGAATGAACCCGGCCTACCGGCGTCACACCGCCCGCGCGC contains these protein-coding regions:
- the nhaA gene encoding Na+/H+ antiporter NhaA, with the protein product MPGDNPVTEKIEERELRGFRRGLMAQRWLSSDTLAALALGLATVVALVWANVGASYEAVWSSEFGLRLGPVEFQLTLREWIDEGVMSVFFFMVGLDVRRELTVGELRSGRRAVLPVVAALGGLVLPALVFLAVAGGEYGDAWGTVISTDTAFAVGMLAVVAPRNAPRLRVFLLALAVVDDIAALAVIAFVYTDQLSPVALGLAALGLLGVWGLERLHVWRPLPYAVLGIYTWACFQASGVHATLAGVLIALLMPVYPLRGRDLRPAERVFNLFHQAPRPDMARRVHDAVSYSVPLNQRLSSALTPYVNYLVVPAFAVSNAGVLLTGETLGAAAGSRLTWGIVCGLVAGKAVGITLAATLVIKLMPSSRLPGLDMPRIAGAGALSGMGFTISLLVTGLAVDDPESADEARVGVLAASLLALLLAWVVFRVGERLRPLDPPAGTFLDREIDPDNDHIRGEREAPATLVVYAGMNPAYRRHTARALREAFDDLGAERLRIVWRHHTLTDDTRTAAFALEAASAQGQFWAMHDELVRMDGQIDTDSTRGAAERIGLDVDAFERRRSRQTDRERIDNDNLDLEGSEAGERPLLYLDGQRFAEPVNSFNLISAIR